In Bacillus sp. KH172YL63, one genomic interval encodes:
- a CDS encoding sigma-70 family RNA polymerase sigma factor, with amino-acid sequence MKQQGKYAKAEKDQLLEEAMREYGNDVYYIVFSYVKEHSLAEDLTQEIFIKFYQKMDTFREDSSLKTWIISVAVNHCKDYLRRWDTRMISISNKINDLVKGKMGAPEQSVLEKEQHSELIRNVLALPVKYREVIFLYYFEEMKLSEIGACMGLNTNTVKTRITRGKALLGTAIKRNEVYKNG; translated from the coding sequence ATGAAACAGCAGGGGAAATACGCTAAGGCCGAGAAGGACCAATTGCTTGAGGAAGCGATGAGGGAATATGGGAATGATGTGTACTATATCGTTTTTTCTTATGTAAAGGAACACAGCCTGGCAGAAGATCTCACCCAGGAGATTTTCATTAAATTTTATCAAAAAATGGATACCTTCCGGGAAGATTCCAGTCTCAAAACGTGGATCATCAGCGTCGCCGTCAACCACTGCAAAGATTATTTAAGAAGGTGGGACACGAGGATGATCTCGATTTCGAATAAAATCAACGACCTGGTAAAAGGAAAGATGGGTGCGCCTGAGCAATCGGTCCTTGAAAAGGAACAGCATTCGGAGCTGATCCGAAATGTCCTCGCGCTGCCCGTCAAATACCGGGAAGTCATCTTCCTGTATTACTTCGAAGAGATGAAGCTTTCTGAAATCGGTGCGTGTATGGGCCTAAACACAAACACCGTCAAAACAAGAATAACGAGAGGCAAAGCGCTTCTCGGTACAGCGATCAAACGGAATGAGGTGTATAAAAATGGATGA
- a CDS encoding lysoplasmalogenase — MGKNMQLPMIIALMAILYIFIMPSEPQWLKIVFKLIPMALILLFAFRERSGKTRAVRFVLIGLIFCMLGDGLIAVSFLPGLGAFLIGHLFYVAGFLHRMEFSAIRLAAILPIGIYSFIVGSQLIQSLQTDGNGGLVVPVFFYLLVISLMAWTAIMTGNVWAACGAILFVISDSILSWNMFVSSIAYADILIMATYYAAQFLIAKSLATVRKGSKNLRQAI; from the coding sequence ATGGGGAAAAACATGCAACTCCCAATGATCATTGCTTTGATGGCGATCCTTTACATATTCATCATGCCATCAGAGCCCCAATGGTTGAAAATTGTCTTTAAATTGATTCCGATGGCACTGATTCTTCTATTCGCATTCAGGGAGCGGTCAGGCAAGACAAGAGCTGTTCGCTTTGTGCTCATCGGTTTGATCTTCTGCATGCTCGGGGACGGACTGATTGCCGTTTCGTTTCTGCCTGGACTCGGGGCTTTTCTGATCGGTCATCTGTTTTATGTGGCGGGCTTCCTTCACAGGATGGAGTTCAGTGCAATCCGCCTTGCCGCCATCCTTCCGATCGGGATCTATTCATTCATTGTAGGCAGTCAGTTGATCCAGTCACTGCAGACAGATGGAAACGGGGGACTTGTCGTTCCGGTATTCTTTTATTTACTTGTCATCTCCCTGATGGCATGGACGGCGATCATGACCGGAAACGTGTGGGCAGCGTGCGGCGCCATCCTGTTCGTTATATCTGACTCGATCCTGTCCTGGAATATGTTCGTTTCATCGATTGCTTATGCAGACATCCTAATCATGGCGACCTATTACGCAGCCCAGTTCCTGATTGCAAAAAGCCTTGCAACCGTCCGAAAAGGGAGTAAGAATCTTCGTCAAGCCATATAA
- a CDS encoding ATP-binding protein — MNIFKDFLLQFTLMVIPIFSYFTFILERVKKDRWIKLVMTMLWGLSILLCMSFPVEYGEGARLDIRFVPLLLGTLYLGVWPGILLSILIILYRLSFGMSLGVYITMLILALAMPVILSLQHAFIRGNRTKRVMMAVSIAAGYCLGGMSIAGMFFGFSPDYVKVQLIHLAFTVTVTWICVILIEKIREMHELRLNVQDAEKFRLISELTGVFAHEIRNPMQVAKGFLQLLDAPDLPDKKREYINVSIEELDRANDIISDFLAFGKPSGHTYGRINVGDQLKRVTGLIQTFSLTQQVEFETSIEKDCWIMANPQKLNQSLINIVKNGVESMPDGGKVEIGCSKTVNGDILITIRDQGIGMSAEQIDRLGSPYYSLKEKGTGLGMMVSFQIIRALNGRITVRSEEGVGTEFQILFPLAESDEVVPPFSERSDVSM, encoded by the coding sequence ATGAATATATTCAAAGATTTTCTGCTGCAGTTCACATTGATGGTGATTCCGATTTTCAGCTATTTTACGTTCATTCTGGAGAGGGTCAAAAAGGACCGGTGGATCAAACTGGTGATGACCATGCTGTGGGGGTTGTCGATTCTCCTTTGTATGTCTTTTCCGGTGGAGTATGGCGAAGGGGCGAGACTGGATATACGGTTCGTGCCGCTGCTGCTTGGCACGTTGTATCTTGGTGTGTGGCCGGGGATATTGCTGTCAATTTTAATTATCCTTTACAGGCTGTCCTTCGGGATGAGTCTCGGGGTGTATATCACGATGCTGATTTTGGCACTGGCGATGCCGGTCATTCTGTCGCTTCAGCATGCGTTTATTAGGGGAAACAGGACCAAACGTGTGATGATGGCAGTTTCCATAGCCGCCGGATACTGTTTGGGAGGGATGAGCATTGCCGGGATGTTTTTCGGCTTTTCGCCAGACTATGTGAAAGTGCAGCTCATTCATCTCGCTTTCACGGTCACCGTTACGTGGATTTGTGTCATCCTGATTGAAAAGATCCGGGAGATGCATGAGCTCAGATTGAACGTGCAAGACGCGGAAAAGTTCAGGCTCATCAGTGAACTGACAGGTGTGTTTGCCCATGAGATCCGCAACCCGATGCAGGTGGCGAAAGGTTTTCTTCAGCTGCTGGATGCCCCTGATCTTCCGGATAAGAAAAGGGAATACATCAACGTTTCCATCGAAGAACTGGACCGGGCGAATGACATCATCAGTGATTTCCTCGCATTTGGCAAGCCATCCGGACATACATATGGAAGGATCAATGTCGGGGACCAGCTGAAAAGGGTGACGGGCCTCATCCAAACGTTCAGCCTGACACAACAGGTGGAATTTGAGACCTCTATTGAAAAGGATTGTTGGATCATGGCCAATCCCCAGAAATTGAATCAGTCATTGATCAATATTGTGAAAAACGGCGTGGAATCCATGCCGGACGGAGGAAAGGTAGAGATTGGCTGCTCCAAAACCGTTAACGGGGACATCCTGATCACAATCCGGGATCAAGGAATCGGGATGAGTGCAGAACAGATCGACCGGCTGGGCTCCCCCTATTATTCTTTAAAGGAAAAGGGGACAGGTCTCGGGATGATGGTCAGCTTTCAAATCATCCGCGCGCTGAATGGGCGTATCACCGTAAGAAGTGAGGAAGGAGTCGGAACGGAATTTCAGATCCTTTTTCCTCTTGCTGAAAGTGATGAGGTGGTCCCGCCATTCAGTGAAAGAAGCGATGTTTCGATGTGA
- a CDS encoding DUF3916 domain-containing protein → MRKTKIRGLKRKINAVISRIHTDTEDFPTTFHQGYWHLPLPVAYDFITSPNTPLKVKKRCVQTLVDRAVHLMETQPNDGNNYRVVVGFDPPSLWGAQIIVFQGDSYYGDFFKRDDEFQKWLPLPSNRNIVEEWALNLPDGWEILSFKETILNDDGSHTERELWFAGEFN, encoded by the coding sequence ATGAGAAAAACAAAAATTCGTGGCTTAAAACGTAAAATTAATGCTGTGATCAGCCGAATTCATACAGACACGGAAGATTTTCCAACAACCTTTCATCAAGGGTATTGGCACCTTCCCCTCCCGGTCGCCTATGACTTCATTACGTCTCCCAATACCCCTTTAAAGGTAAAGAAACGCTGTGTTCAGACACTGGTTGACCGTGCTGTACATCTCATGGAAACCCAACCGAATGATGGGAATAATTATCGTGTGGTGGTCGGATTCGATCCCCCGAGCTTATGGGGTGCACAGATCATTGTGTTCCAGGGAGACTCTTATTACGGCGATTTTTTCAAACGGGATGATGAATTTCAAAAATGGCTGCCACTGCCAAGTAATCGAAACATTGTAGAGGAATGGGCATTAAATCTTCCTGATGGGTGGGAGATCCTCAGCTTTAAAGAGACCATCCTGAATGACGACGGATCTCACACAGAACGAGAGCTTTGGTTTGCCGGTGAATTCAACTGA
- a CDS encoding GNAT family N-acetyltransferase: MKETFDEEARRWLPHPGMIDTNIQPPGYASVEMTRYMMDELEYFKIIENDRIVGGIIVTLTGNVFGRIDRIFVQPDHQGKKIGSKAMKLIEETFPNVGTWELETSSRQVNNHHFYGKMGYKTTFQSEDEYCYIKKLDDNDGRLKDKDLSHTIYKNGNLEHSVGYQLNGKGIGVGSSTLEKARFNNCNISHATFQNINFRDSLFADLNLTQSAFKFVTMGGVNFRDTDLGEGSEPLSFERCDLEGTVMKNCNLRNMDIRDCDLTGMKIDGIPVEELLRSVRR, encoded by the coding sequence ATGAAAGAAACTTTCGATGAGGAAGCAAGGAGATGGCTGCCCCACCCGGGCATGATTGATACGAATATCCAGCCGCCCGGTTATGCTTCGGTCGAGATGACCCGGTACATGATGGATGAGTTGGAATACTTCAAAATCATTGAGAATGATAGAATCGTTGGCGGAATCATCGTGACGCTTACCGGGAATGTATTTGGCAGGATCGACCGGATCTTTGTCCAGCCGGATCATCAAGGGAAAAAGATTGGGTCAAAGGCAATGAAACTGATTGAAGAAACATTTCCCAATGTGGGCACATGGGAGCTCGAAACGTCGAGCAGACAAGTGAACAACCATCATTTCTACGGGAAAATGGGGTACAAAACCACGTTTCAAAGCGAGGATGAATATTGCTATATAAAGAAGTTGGATGACAACGACGGCAGACTAAAAGACAAAGATTTGTCCCATACCATCTATAAAAATGGCAATCTGGAGCATTCGGTCGGTTATCAGCTGAATGGGAAGGGCATCGGGGTTGGAAGCAGCACGCTCGAGAAAGCCAGGTTCAACAACTGCAATATTTCTCACGCCACATTCCAAAATATCAATTTCAGAGACTCGCTGTTTGCCGACCTTAACCTTACCCAAAGCGCATTCAAATTTGTGACGATGGGCGGGGTGAATTTCCGTGACACTGACTTGGGAGAAGGCTCTGAGCCTCTTTCATTTGAAAGATGTGACCTGGAAGGGACAGTCATGAAGAACTGTAATTTGCGGAATATGGACATACGGGACTGTGATTTGACCGGTATGAAGATTGATGGGATACCGGTGGAAGAGTTGCTTAGGAGTGTTCGGAGATAA